ATTGATCCCGAAGCGCGCGCCGACCCCGGCACGGATCGGCACGACCACGATGTTGTCGGCGGTCACCGCCGACATGCCGAACCCCCCGACCACGTAGGCCGAGCCGTCCATGCCGACGAAGCGGCGGTAGAGCGCGTTCACCCGCGGCAGGTTGTAGATCAGCATCATCGAGCGGGCGCCGTCGCCGCCGACGTCGAAGCCGAGGGAGGGGCCCTGCCAGAACACCTTGCGCTGGCCGGCATTGCGGGTGAACAGCGTGCCCTCGCCGAAGCGCACGCCGCCGATGATCGCGCCGGAGGCCTCCTGGCCGAGGATGTAGCCGTTGGGCTCGCCCCAGCGCCGCGTCGCCTCCTGCACCGTCAGGGCGAGGCCGCGCGAGACCGAGCCGAAGAACTGGTGGCCCGAATCGATGATCTCCCGCGGCTGGAAGGTGCCGGGGTCGCCGGGGCCGCGCCCCTGCGCCGCGGCGGGACCGGGCAGGGCGGCGAGCAGCGCGGGCGCGGCGAGGAGGAAAGCCGCGAGGGCGCGCCGGCGCGAGACGCCGGTCTTCTCCCGACCCGACGCGGCGGAGCCGGTCTTCTGCCGAGCCGGAAAGGCGGAGGGTGCTGAGAGCATTCGTTAGGCATCCCGGCTTAATGTGGTCTCTGCCGGTGTCCCCGGGGCGTCGAGCCCAGGGGAGCCGGCGCGGACGGGCGGCGGGATGCCACAGATGCTGCGAATATGGGTAAGATCCGGTTAACGCGGCGCGGCCTGCTGTCGCTTCTGCCCGCAGGGGCGATCGTGCCTGTCTCCTTCGCCCTGCCGGCCCGCGGCGAGACGCCGCTCGGCGTGCCCGGCCTCTACGCCGCCGATCCCCTGACCGCGCTCGCCCTGCGCGGCTTCGATCCGGTCTCCTACCGGCTCGGATCCGCGCCGCTGCCCGGCGCGGAGGCGCATGAATTCACCTGGGCGGGCCTGGTCTGGCGCTTCGCGTCCGCGTCGAATCGCGGCGCCTTCGCCCGGACGCCGGAGGCCTATGCGCCGCGCCTCGGCGGCTTCGATCCGGAGGGCATGGCCGCCGGGCGGCTCGTCGAGGCCGATCCCCTCGTCGCGGCCCTGCGCGACGACCGACTCTACCTGTTCCGGGATGCGGAGCGCCGCGCGCGGACCGGCATGACGCTCATCGACGCCGCGGAGGCGCGCTGGCCGGAGCTGCGGCCCGAGGCCGTGATCGGCGGCTGAGCCCGCCGGCTCAGCCCCGCATGGGGCAAGCCGCCGGCAGCACCGCGCGGCCGGCCTGCGCCGGGTCGCCGAAGGCCGCGAACGGGCCGTTCCGGTACTGGCCCGGCCGGCGGCCGTAACCGAGGCGCCGGCCGTCCGGACCGACGAGGCAGCCGCCGGCCCGGGTCAGGATGTGGTCGCCCGCGGCGGTGTCCCACTCCATGGTCGGGCCGCAGCGGACGTAGACGTCGCCCTCGCCGCAGGCGATGAGCCCGAACTTCAGGGCCGACGAGACCCCGCGCCGCGCGCCGATCGGCAGTGCGGCGAGGCAGGCCTCGTCCGCCGCCTCGCCGTGGCTGCGGCTGACCAAAGCCGTCATTCCCTCCGCCGGGGCGGGCCGCGCCGCAATCGGCCAAAAGGCGCCCGGCACGCCGTCGACGATCGGCGCCTCGACGGCGTGGTCCCCGGCAGCCCAGACCCGCCCGAGGGCGGGGGCGGCGAGCGCCGCCGCGACCGGCCGCTCGCCGGCGACGAGCGCGATGTTGACCGTGTACTCGCCGGTGCCCTTCAGGAAGTCCCTGGTGCCGTCGAGGGGATCGACGAGGAAGAACAGGGCGGCCGGGGCGGCCTCGGCGGCGGTCTCCTCGGCGATGACCGGGATGCCGGGCCAGGTCCGGTTGAGCGCCGCGACGATCTGCGCCTCGGCCGCGAGGTCCGCCTGGCTCGTCGGCGAGCCGTCCGCCTTGAGGTGATGGCGGCAGCCGCCGAGCTCGAAGCGCCGCAGGATCACCCCGGCCGCCGCGGCGATCCCGGCGAGCCCGCTCGCGATGGCGTCGCGCTCGGGCGGCTCGGGCGGGCGGTCGAAGGAGAGGGCTGGCATCGTGAGCGCGGATGTCATCCCTCCGTCATGCCCGGCGCCGGCGGGTTTGTCGATCGATCCGTGCGCGTGACGACGCGCCGGTCGCCTTTTCAAATTGCCGCGCGACGGCTATCCGTGCCGGCAAACCGTGGCGGGAGCCGCCGCGACCTCGACACCATCTGCCGGCCCCGCGGAGCGCCCCCATGACCACCGTCACCCTCGACGCCCTCGACCTCTCGGCGCTGCTCTGCTCGCGGGTCTGCCACGACGTCATCAGCCCCGTCGGCGCCATCGTGAACGGCCTCGAGGTGCTGGAGGACGAGGACAGCGCCGAGATGCGCGACTTCGCCCTCGACCTGATCCGCAAGAGCGCCCGGCAGGCCTCGGCCCGCCTGCAATTCGCCCGCATCGCCTTCGGGGCGGCGGGCTCGGCCGGAGCCAGCATCGACCTCGCCGATGCCGAGAACGTCTCGCGCGGCATGTTCGGCGACGAGAAGACCCAGCTGTCCTGGAGCGCGCCCCGGGCGCTGTTCCCGAAGAACAAGGTCAAGCTGCTCCTGAACCTCGTGGTCATCGCCGTCACGGCGATCCCCCGCGGCGGCGTGATCGACGTCAAGGTCACCGGCGAGGCCGAGGCCCCGCTCTTCGTCCTGACCGCCAAGGGCGCCTATGCCCGTATCCCGCCCCACGTCGAGGCGCTGATCGCCGGCACGCCGGCGAGCGGCACCGTCGACGCCCACGCGATCCAGCCGTTCTATGCCGGCCTCGTCGCCCGGGCCGCCGAGATGGGCGTGCGGTTCTCGATCGAGGGCGACACGGTCACGATCCGGGCCGAGCCCGCGGCCCCGGCCGAGCCCGAAGTCGAGCCCGAGGTCGACGGCGACGGTAACGGCATCTAACCCCCGCGGCCGGACCCCGGGGCAGGGCGTTTCCCCGCCCGCGCCCCGAGGTTTTCCCCGATCCCGGTGCGAACAACGACCGGGACCGGCCAGTGTGAGGATTTCCGGCAACGGATCATAAAGGCTCCCATGGCAGCGTAGAGACTGCGCAGAGATCCTGCGTGGATCGACGAGTGGCTGCGATGGACGATTTGTTGCGTGAGTTCCTGACGGAATCCGGGGAGCACCTGGACACTGTCGATCTCGAACTCGTCCGGTTCGAGCAGGATCCCAACAACCAGACGATCCTGCGGAACATCTTCCGGCTGGTGCACACCATCAAGGGCACCTGCGGGTTCCTCGGCCTGCCGCGCCTCGAGGCGCTGGCCCATGCGGCCGAGACCCTGATGGGCAAGTTCCGCGACGGGATGCCGGTGACGAGCCCGGCCGTCAGCCTGATCCTGCAGACCCTCGACCGGATCAAGCTGATCCTGGCCGAGCTGGAGCGCACCGGCGGCGAGCCGGCCGGGGTCGACGAAGACCTGATCGGCGCCCTCGAGCGTATGTCCGAGGGACCGATCCCGGAGCCCGAGCCGGTGCCCGTCGCCCCCCCGTCGGCCTCCGGCACCCTGGTGCTGCAGGTGCTGGAGCGGGCGCTCAAGCCCGGCGAGGTCTCCCTCGACGACCTCGAGCGCGCCTTCCGCGACACGCCCGGCCCGGAGGCCGAGGTCGAGCCCCTCGCGCCGTTGCCGGCACCCGAGCCCGTCCGGCAGGAAGCCGCTCGTCCCGAGCCTGTTCGCCAAGAGTCCGTTCGCCAAGAGCCCGTTCGCCAAGAGCCCGTTCGGCAAGAGCCGGTCCGTCAGGAGGTCGCCGCGCCGGCGTCCGAGCCCCGCCGGGCCGACCCCGCGCGGACCGAGCCGGCCGCCGAGGCTGAGAGCGGCCCGGTCAGCAAGGTGCAGACGATCCGGGTGAACGTCGACACCCTCGAGCACCTGATGACCATGGTCTCGGAGCTGGTGCTGACCCGCAACCAGCTGCTCGAGATCGCCCGCCGGCACGAGGACGGCAACTACAAGGTGCCGCTGCAGCGCCTGTCCCACGTCACCGCCGAGCTGCAGGAAGGGGTGATGAAGACCCGCATGCAGCCGATCGGCTCGGCCTGGCAGAAGCTGCCGCGGGTGGTGCGCGACCTCTCGTCGGAACTCGGCAAGAAGATCGACCTGGTGATGCAGGGGGCCGAGACCGAGCTGGACCGCCAAGTCCTCGAGGTCATCAAGGACCCGCTCACCCACATGGTGCGCAACTCGGCCGATCACGGCATCGAGTCGGGCGCGGAGCGCAAGGCCGCCGGCAAGCCCGACAAGGGCACGATCCGCCTCAACGCCTTCCACGAGGGCGGCACGATCACGATCGAGATCGCCGACGACGGCAAGGGCCTCGACCTGCAGGCGATCCGCCGCAAGGCGGTCGAGCGCGGCGTCGCCACGGAGGCCGAGGTCGAGCGGATGACCGACGCCCAGGTGGCGAAGTTCATCTTCCACGCCGGCTTCTCCACCGCCAAGGCGGTCACCTCGGTCTCCGGCCGCGGCGTCGGCATGGACGTGGTGAAGACCAACATCGAGCTGATCGGCGGCACGATCGACATCCAGACCCAGCTCGGCCGCGGCACCACCTTCACGATCAAGATCCCGCTGACCCTCGCCATCGTGGCGGCGCTGATCGTTTCGGCCCGCGAGCAGCGCTTCGCGATCCCGCAGGTCTCGGTGCTGGAACTGGTGCGGGTGCAGCCCGGCACCGACCACACGGTGGAGCGCATCAACGGCTCGCCGGTCCTGCGCCTGCGCGACCGCCTGCTGCCGATCGTGCCGGTGGCGGCGATGCTCGGCCTCGACGCCCCCGACGCCCCGGCCTCGACCGACGAGGGCTTCGTGGTGGTGAGCCAGGTCGGGCGCCAGCGCTTCGGCATCCTGGTCGACGGCGTCTTCCACACGGAAGAGATCGTCGTGAAGCCGATGTCCTCGAAGCTGCGGCACATCCCGCTCTTCTCGGGCAACACCATCCTCGGCGACGGCGCGGTGGTGCTGATCATCGATCCGAACGGCGTCGCCAAGATGGTCGGCTCGGGCACGGCGAGCGGCCAGCCCGGCGAGGTGGAGGCCGAGGCCGAGGGCGACGAGAACGGGGCGGATCAGGCGGTGACGCTCCTGGTGTTCAAGGGCGGCGGCGACTCGCTGAAGGCGGTGCCGCTCTCCCTGGTCACGCGCCTCGAGGAGATCGACGCGGCCAAGATCGAGTGGGTCGGCGGGCGCCCGCTGATCCAGTATCGCGGCCGCCTGATGCCGCTCGTCCCGGCCGATCCGTCGCAGGCGCTCAAGCGCGAGGGCGCCCAGGCCCTGGTGGTGTTCTCCGACGGCGAGCGGTCGATGGGCCTCGTGGTCGACGAGATCGTCGACATCGTCGACGAGGTGCTGGACGTCGAACTGGTCACCGAGCGCTCCGACCTGATCGGCTCGGCGGTGGTGCGCAACCGGGCGACCGAGATCGTCAACATCGCCCATTACCTGCCGCTCGCCCACGACGATTGGGGCCAGACGGCACACCGCGCGGTGCCCAAGGCGCCGAGCCTGCTCCTCGTCGACGACTCGGCCTTCTTCCGCGAGATGCTGACCCCGGTGCTCAAGGCGGCCGGCTTCCGTGTGACGCAGGCCGGCGATGCCGAGGAGGCCATGCGCCATCTCGGCGGCGAGGCGAAGCTGGATCTCGTGGTCTGCGACCTCGAGATGCCGGGCCGCTCGGGGTTCGACCTGATCGAGGCGATGCGCAAGAGCGGCGGACGACTCGCCGCGATGCCGGTGGTGGCGCTCGCCGGCACGATGGCGCCGGACTCGCTCGCCCGGGCGCGTGCCCTCGGCGTCGCCGATTGCGTGGCGAAGTTCGACCGCTCCGGCCTGGTGGCGGCGGTGAACGAGATCACCAGCGCCCCCCTCGACGCCGCGGCATGATCCGCTGACGCGATCGTCCGGGCGCGCTTGCCTGCGTCCGGACCGACCTTCCTCCTACGCCCGAGCCCCGCCCATGATGGCCGCCAACACTAACACCGCCGGCACGACCGCGCCGTCCACCGGCGAGACCACCGACTACGTGACCGTGCTCCTCGGCGACGAGCTGTTCGGCCTGCCGATCGACCGGGTGCACGACGTCTTCATCGCCACCAATCTCACCGACGTCCCGCTGGCGCCGCCGGAGATCAAGGGCCTGCTCAACCTGCGCGGCCGCGTCGTCACGGCGCTCTGCCTGCGCCGCCGCCTCGGCCTGCCGGACCGTACCGGCGACGGCCGTAACATGGCGGTGGGCCTGGAGCATGGCGGCGAGGCCTACGGGCTCCTCGTCGACCAGGTCGGCGAGGTGATGAAGCTCTCGGCCGACACCTACGAGCCGAACCCGGTCCATCTCCACAACCGCTGGCGCGCCGTCTCGCGCGGGGTGCACCGCCTCGACGGCCGCCTGCTGATGATCCTCGACGTCGAGGCGGTCCTCGCCTTCGGCGACGAGCGCCAAGCGGCCAGCGCGGCGTGATCCCCGGGGGCGGCCGGATGAGAACCTTCCTGATCGTCGACGACTCGGCGGTGATCCGCAAGGTGGCGCGCCGGATCATCGAGGGCCTCGGCTTCCGGGTCGCGGAGGCCGAGGACGGCCGCGAGGCGGTCGAGCAGTGCCGCTCGCACATGCCGGACGCCGTTCTGCTCGACTGGAACATGCCGCACATGGACGGTTACGACGTCCTGCGCGCCCTGCGCCGGCTGCCCGAGGGCGACCACCCGAAGGTGCTGTTCTGCACCATCGAGAACGACGTCGCGTCGATCGCCCGCGCGCTCCAGGCCGGCGCCGACGAGTACATCATGAAGCCCTTCGACAAGGACATCATGACCGCCAAGCTCCAGGCGGTCGGTCTCGCTTGAGGCCGACCGCGCGGCGGGCCTTGACCGAGGCCCGCCGCGCCGTGAGCCGCTCCCGGCGGCCCGCGAACGACGAGACGACCGAGACGCCCCGGCTACGCACTGGGGCCCGATCCCCCGGCCGCCCCGTGGCGCGCCCACCGAGATCCGCCATGGCCGCATCCGCCGCGCCCTCCACCCCATCACCGAGCGCCGGACCGCGCATCCGCGTCCTCGTCGCCGACGATTCCGTCGTGGTCCGCGGCTTGGTCTCGCGCTGGCTCGAAGAAGCCGGCTGCGAGGTCGTCGGTACCGCCTCGAACGGCCGCATCGCCCTCGACGCCCTCGACCGGGTCCAGCCCGACATCGTGCTCCTCGACATCGAGATGCCGGAGCTCGATGGCACCCAGGCGCTGCCCCGGATGCTGGCCAAGCGCCCCGGGCTCCAGGTCGTGATGATGTCGACCCTGACGCAACGCAACGCGGAGATCTCGCTCCGCTGCCTGGCGCTCGGTGCGATCGACTACCTGCCCAAGCCCGAGGGCAACCGCGGCGTCACCACCCAGGCGAGTTTCCGCGAGGATCTGGTCCAGAAGATCCGGATGCTCGGGACCGACCTGCGCAACCGGCCGCGGGCGCGCCCGGCCGCGATGCCCGAGCGGCCGGGCCCGGTCGGCCTGCCGGAGCGCCCGGCCATCGCCGCCCCGGCCCCGGCGCCGCGCCCGGCCGCGGCGGCCGTCCCGGTGAGCGTGCGCCCGCGCCCGCTGCGGGTCACGCCGCCGCGCTGCCTGCTCATCGGATCCTCGACCGGCGGCCCGCGGGCAGTCGGGGAGGTGCTCGAGGGCATCGGCGCCGCGACGCTGCGGCGCGTGCCGGTCCTGATCGTCCAGCACATGCCGCCGGTCTTCACCGCGGTCTTCGCCGAGCATCTCGGCGCCCGGATCGGCCTGCCGGCGGCGGAGGCCAAGCACGGCGAGGCGGTGCGCCCGGGCGTCGTCTACGTCGCCCCCGGCGGACGCCACATGGGGCTCACCGGCACCGCCGCCGAGGCGGTGATCCAGCTCAACGACGGTCCGCCGGTCAATTTCTGCCGCCCGGCGGTCGACGTGATGTTCCGCGACGCGGCCGAGGTCTATGGCGCCGCCACCCTGTCGGTGATTCTCACCGGCATGGGCTCGGACGGCACCAAGGGCGCCAAGGCCCTGGTCGATGCCGGCGGGGTCATGCTCGCCCAGGACGAGGCGACCTCGACCGTCTGGGGCATGCCCGGCAGCCTGGTGAAGGCCGGCTACGCCCACGAGATCCTGCCGCTGCCGGCGATCGGCCCGGCGCTCCGCACCGCCATCGGCGGTCACTGATGGATATCCTGCCACGGATCCGGGGGAGGATGCCGCGTCGATGACCGAAACCGAGTTCGATTTCCTCCGCCTCTATCTCAAGCAGCGCTCCGGCCTCGCCCTCACGGCGGAGAAGCGCTACCTGGTCGAGAGCCGCCTGTCGCCGGTCTGCCGGCGCTTCAACCTCGCCGGGCTGACCGAGCTGATCGGCTGCCTGCGGCTCGCCCGCGACGGCGCCATCGAGCGCGCGGTGGTCGAGGCGATGACCACCAACGAGACCTTCTTCTTCCGCGACCGCACGCCGTTCGACCTGTTTCGCGACGTGCTGCTGCCCGGCGCGCTGACGGCCCGGGCCGGCCAGCGCCGCCTGCGGATCTGGTGCGCCGCCGCCTCGACCGGCCAGGAGCCGTACTCGCTGGCGATGCTGCTCGCGGAAGCGGCCCCCCGGCTCGCCGGCTGGCGGGTCGAGATCGTCGCCACCGACCTCTCGACCGAGGTGCTGGAGAAGGCCAGGCTCGGCCTGTACAACCAGTTCGAGGTCCAGCGCGGCCTGCCCGTGCAGCTGATGCTCAAGCACTTCACGCAGGTGGGCGAGCAGTGGCGCATCGCGGAAGGTCTGCGCCAGATGGTCGATTTCCGCCCGCTCAACCTGCTGCAGCCGTTCGAGCAGCTCGGCACCTTCGACATCGTCTATTGCCGCAACGTGCTGATCTACTTCGACACGGTGACCAAGGCCGACGTGCTGCGCCGCATCGCCGACCAGCTCGCCCCCGACGGCGCGGTGCTGCTCGGCGCCGCCGAGACGGTGATCGGCATCACCGAATCGCTGATGCCCGATCCCGAGCATCGCGGCCTCTACCGGCACGCCAGGGCCGGGACGAGCGCGACGGTCCCGGTGCCGAGCCTGGCGGTGCCGAGCGCCGCGGCACCGACCGCCTCTGTGGCGGCCACGGCCGCGGCCGGCCTGCGCTGGGCGACCCGCTGAGATCCCAGGGGCAGGGCCGCCTCGCCCGATCTCGTGCGCGAAGAGGGGCCGGCTTCCGCGGGAAGCCGGCCTTCGGGCGTGCGGCCGTCGTCCGCACCGCCCCACGGCCACAGCCCTGCGCAAGGCGGGCGGAGGAGGATGTTGGCGATCCCGGGCGAGGCCCCCAAAGCCCGGTGCCTGACATCCTGCAAGCTTCGGAGACTTTGCGGTCTCTTCACCTGAAGTGAAACCCTCAGGGTCATCCCGGGACCCGGCGCAGCCGAGAACCCGGGATCCATGACCGCTCACGACTCAGGAAGAGGTGGAACGCGATCCGCCTCGTTCGTCGACCTCGGCGATTATGGCTCCCGGGGTCCGCTCCGCGGCCCCGGAATGACGCGGAGGGTCTGAAGAGCGTCTGCGGAATCTGATCCGTTGGACAACCTGGACGAAATCCCGCAGCCGGCCGGGTGCGATCACGACCGTCATGCCCGGCCTGTGCGTCGTCCGTCGACCGCTCGACAAACCCTCCACCCACCAACGAAAAAACCCCGCCGGAGCGGGGTTCTTTCGTCCGTCCGGCCCGAGGGCCGGTCGTCAGACCGCGATACGGTCCTCGTCCTCGGTCGGCTCGCGCAGCACGTAGCCGCGGCCCCACACCGTCTCGATGTAGTTCTTGCCGTGGCTGGCATTCGCCAGCTTCTTGCGCAGCTTGCAGATGAACACGTCGATGATCTTCAGCTCGGGCTCGTCCATGCCGCCGTAGAGATGGTTCAGGAACATCTCCTTGGTGAGCGTGGTGCCCTTGCGCAGGCTGAGGAGCTCCAGCATCTGGTACTCCTTGCCGGTGAGGTGCACCCGGGCGCTCGCCACCTCGACCGTCTTCTGGTCGAGGTTCACGACCAGGTCGCCGGTGGTGATCACCGACTGCGCGTGGCCCTTCGACCGGCGCACGATCGCGTGGATTCTCGCGACCAGTTCATCTTTGTGGAAAGGTTTGGTGAGGTAATCATCGGCGCCGAAGCCGAGGCCCTTCACCTTGTCCTCGATCC
This is a stretch of genomic DNA from Methylobacterium sp. 17Sr1-1. It encodes these proteins:
- a CDS encoding DUF1134 domain-containing protein, translated to MLSAPSAFPARQKTGSAASGREKTGVSRRRALAAFLLAAPALLAALPGPAAAQGRGPGDPGTFQPREIIDSGHQFFGSVSRGLALTVQEATRRWGEPNGYILGQEASGAIIGGVRFGEGTLFTRNAGQRKVFWQGPSLGFDVGGDGARSMMLIYNLPRVNALYRRFVGMDGSAYVVGGFGMSAVTADNIVVVPIRAGVGARFGINVGYLKFTDSPTWNPF
- a CDS encoding YHS domain-containing (seleno)protein; its protein translation is MPVSFALPARGETPLGVPGLYAADPLTALALRGFDPVSYRLGSAPLPGAEAHEFTWAGLVWRFASASNRGAFARTPEAYAPRLGGFDPEGMAAGRLVEADPLVAALRDDRLYLFRDAERRARTGMTLIDAAEARWPELRPEAVIGG
- a CDS encoding 3'(2'),5'-bisphosphate nucleotidase CysQ, whose translation is MTSALTMPALSFDRPPEPPERDAIASGLAGIAAAAGVILRRFELGGCRHHLKADGSPTSQADLAAEAQIVAALNRTWPGIPVIAEETAAEAAPAALFFLVDPLDGTRDFLKGTGEYTVNIALVAGERPVAAALAAPALGRVWAAGDHAVEAPIVDGVPGAFWPIAARPAPAEGMTALVSRSHGEAADEACLAALPIGARRGVSSALKFGLIACGEGDVYVRCGPTMEWDTAAGDHILTRAGGCLVGPDGRRLGYGRRPGQYRNGPFAAFGDPAQAGRAVLPAACPMRG
- a CDS encoding histidine phosphotransferase family protein, with amino-acid sequence MTTVTLDALDLSALLCSRVCHDVISPVGAIVNGLEVLEDEDSAEMRDFALDLIRKSARQASARLQFARIAFGAAGSAGASIDLADAENVSRGMFGDEKTQLSWSAPRALFPKNKVKLLLNLVVIAVTAIPRGGVIDVKVTGEAEAPLFVLTAKGAYARIPPHVEALIAGTPASGTVDAHAIQPFYAGLVARAAEMGVRFSIEGDTVTIRAEPAAPAEPEVEPEVDGDGNGI
- a CDS encoding hybrid sensor histidine kinase/response regulator, producing MDDLLREFLTESGEHLDTVDLELVRFEQDPNNQTILRNIFRLVHTIKGTCGFLGLPRLEALAHAAETLMGKFRDGMPVTSPAVSLILQTLDRIKLILAELERTGGEPAGVDEDLIGALERMSEGPIPEPEPVPVAPPSASGTLVLQVLERALKPGEVSLDDLERAFRDTPGPEAEVEPLAPLPAPEPVRQEAARPEPVRQESVRQEPVRQEPVRQEPVRQEVAAPASEPRRADPARTEPAAEAESGPVSKVQTIRVNVDTLEHLMTMVSELVLTRNQLLEIARRHEDGNYKVPLQRLSHVTAELQEGVMKTRMQPIGSAWQKLPRVVRDLSSELGKKIDLVMQGAETELDRQVLEVIKDPLTHMVRNSADHGIESGAERKAAGKPDKGTIRLNAFHEGGTITIEIADDGKGLDLQAIRRKAVERGVATEAEVERMTDAQVAKFIFHAGFSTAKAVTSVSGRGVGMDVVKTNIELIGGTIDIQTQLGRGTTFTIKIPLTLAIVAALIVSAREQRFAIPQVSVLELVRVQPGTDHTVERINGSPVLRLRDRLLPIVPVAAMLGLDAPDAPASTDEGFVVVSQVGRQRFGILVDGVFHTEEIVVKPMSSKLRHIPLFSGNTILGDGAVVLIIDPNGVAKMVGSGTASGQPGEVEAEAEGDENGADQAVTLLVFKGGGDSLKAVPLSLVTRLEEIDAAKIEWVGGRPLIQYRGRLMPLVPADPSQALKREGAQALVVFSDGERSMGLVVDEIVDIVDEVLDVELVTERSDLIGSAVVRNRATEIVNIAHYLPLAHDDWGQTAHRAVPKAPSLLLVDDSAFFREMLTPVLKAAGFRVTQAGDAEEAMRHLGGEAKLDLVVCDLEMPGRSGFDLIEAMRKSGGRLAAMPVVALAGTMAPDSLARARALGVADCVAKFDRSGLVAAVNEITSAPLDAAA
- a CDS encoding chemotaxis protein CheW gives rise to the protein MMAANTNTAGTTAPSTGETTDYVTVLLGDELFGLPIDRVHDVFIATNLTDVPLAPPEIKGLLNLRGRVVTALCLRRRLGLPDRTGDGRNMAVGLEHGGEAYGLLVDQVGEVMKLSADTYEPNPVHLHNRWRAVSRGVHRLDGRLLMILDVEAVLAFGDERQAASAA
- a CDS encoding response regulator yields the protein MRTFLIVDDSAVIRKVARRIIEGLGFRVAEAEDGREAVEQCRSHMPDAVLLDWNMPHMDGYDVLRALRRLPEGDHPKVLFCTIENDVASIARALQAGADEYIMKPFDKDIMTAKLQAVGLA
- a CDS encoding chemotaxis response regulator protein-glutamate methylesterase, which codes for MAASAAPSTPSPSAGPRIRVLVADDSVVVRGLVSRWLEEAGCEVVGTASNGRIALDALDRVQPDIVLLDIEMPELDGTQALPRMLAKRPGLQVVMMSTLTQRNAEISLRCLALGAIDYLPKPEGNRGVTTQASFREDLVQKIRMLGTDLRNRPRARPAAMPERPGPVGLPERPAIAAPAPAPRPAAAAVPVSVRPRPLRVTPPRCLLIGSSTGGPRAVGEVLEGIGAATLRRVPVLIVQHMPPVFTAVFAEHLGARIGLPAAEAKHGEAVRPGVVYVAPGGRHMGLTGTAAEAVIQLNDGPPVNFCRPAVDVMFRDAAEVYGAATLSVILTGMGSDGTKGAKALVDAGGVMLAQDEATSTVWGMPGSLVKAGYAHEILPLPAIGPALRTAIGGH
- a CDS encoding protein-glutamate O-methyltransferase CheR — encoded protein: MTETEFDFLRLYLKQRSGLALTAEKRYLVESRLSPVCRRFNLAGLTELIGCLRLARDGAIERAVVEAMTTNETFFFRDRTPFDLFRDVLLPGALTARAGQRRLRIWCAAASTGQEPYSLAMLLAEAAPRLAGWRVEIVATDLSTEVLEKARLGLYNQFEVQRGLPVQLMLKHFTQVGEQWRIAEGLRQMVDFRPLNLLQPFEQLGTFDIVYCRNVLIYFDTVTKADVLRRIADQLAPDGAVLLGAAETVIGITESLMPDPEHRGLYRHARAGTSATVPVPSLAVPSAAAPTASVAATAAAGLRWATR
- a CDS encoding response regulator transcription factor CtrA translates to MRVLLIEDDSATAQSIELMLKSENFNTYTTDLGEEGVDLGKLYDYDIILLDLNLPDMSGYEVLRSLRVAKVKTPILILSGMAGIEDKVKGLGFGADDYLTKPFHKDELVARIHAIVRRSKGHAQSVITTGDLVVNLDQKTVEVASARVHLTGKEYQMLELLSLRKGTTLTKEMFLNHLYGGMDEPELKIIDVFICKLRKKLANASHGKNYIETVWGRGYVLREPTEDEDRIAV